In Caldicellulosiruptor morganii, the following proteins share a genomic window:
- a CDS encoding transposase, giving the protein MRRKIKCSKTKTNNYLFSNSTSTLKTLLLSSPHTLLGFFSNFIDLNQFIPASFFKTYYKYFGRQRDFSLQSMLCAFFVQKILKLTTLTWLRAILLNSYQLRIFCNFNKIPSIFTFSRFRKIFCHEIEKLFYNIANYTTALEPRVKENNSKFIQSQLKKTKSQNIELQSHLIYFLTYSNLPQTASASPYITRMFANGHFCYAYKFSILTSGFGIPLVISPAFTFPQNNASDLSLTLKLSPIQKL; this is encoded by the coding sequence ATGAGGAGGAAGATAAAATGTTCAAAAACCAAAACAAACAACTATCTTTTCTCGAACTCTACGAGCACGTTAAAAACGTTGCTTCTTAGCAGCCCTCACACTTTGCTCGGCTTTTTCAGCAATTTCATCGATTTAAACCAGTTCATACCTGCATCCTTCTTCAAAACTTACTACAAATACTTCGGAAGACAAAGAGATTTCTCTTTGCAATCTATGCTCTGTGCTTTCTTCGTACAAAAAATCCTCAAACTCACTACATTAACTTGGCTGCGCGCTATCCTTCTCAACTCTTATCAGCTCAGAATCTTTTGCAACTTCAATAAAATACCTTCCATCTTTACCTTCTCAAGATTCAGAAAAATCTTCTGCCATGAGATTGAAAAACTCTTCTACAATATCGCAAACTATACTACTGCTTTAGAACCTAGGGTCAAAGAAAATAATTCTAAATTCATTCAATCACAACTTAAAAAAACTAAGTCTCAAAACATAGAGCTGCAATCTCATCTTATCTATTTCCTCACATATTCTAACCTTCCTCAAACTGCTTCTGCTTCCCCATATATCACTCGTATGTTTGCTAACGGTCATTTCTGCTATGCTTACAAATTCTCTATTCTCACCAGTGGCTTTGGCATCCCTCTTGTAATCTCACCTGCTTTTACTTTCCCTCAAAATAATGCATCTGACTTGAGCCTTACGCTAAAGCTATCTCCGATTCAAAAGCTCTGA
- a CDS encoding carbohydrate binding domain-containing protein: MKRKFVALIVLFVFLISIIAPSLSPFSYQSARADQQNPAASYVKFDFENGTTQGWGPRGNSTTVETVYRMAYEGDYSLKVSGRTAAWDGAIVDVTSSVSVNTMYTVSLFVYHNDVKPQRFSVYAYVKDSSGERYIKVADKVVMPQYWKQIFGKFTITTSNPIQSVKLLVCVPSNRSLEFYADNIILTSAQPASSGLVKSCNFESGSTDGWQARGTGSDAQISVVDTVAHSGSRSLYVLGRADTWQGAQIDMTNLLEKGKDYQFSIWVYQNSGSDQKITLTMQRKNADDSTNYDTIKWQQTVPSGVWTEVSGSYTVPQTATQLIFYVESPNATLDFYLDDFTVIDKNPPVVNPGLVKSCNFESGSTEGWQARGTGSDAQISVVDTVAHSGSRSLYVLGRADTWQGAQIDMTNLLEKGKDYQFSIWVYQNSGSDQKITLTMQRKNADDSTNYDTIKWQQTVPSGVWTEVSGSYTVPQTATQLIFYVESPNATLDFYLDDFTVIDKNPVTIPAAAKEPEWEIPSLCQQYSQYFSIGVAIPYRVLQNPVERAMVLKHFNSITAENEMKPDAIQRTEGQFNFDVADQYVDFAQSNNIGIRGHTLVWHQQTPDWFFQHSDGSPLDPNNPDDKQLLRDRLKTHIQTLVGRYAGKVYAWDVVNEAIDENQPDGYRRSEWYRILGPTPETGGIPEYIILAFQYARKADPDAKLFYNDYSTENPKKRQFIYNMVKALHDRGLIDGVGLQGHINVDSPTVKEIEDTINLFSTIPGLQIQITELDISVYTSSSQRYDTLPQDIMIKQALKFKELFEMLKRHSDRITNVTLWGLKDDYSWLSKDRNNWPLLFDSNYQAKYNYWAIVEPSVLPVAINKGYANNAQPRIDGIMDKEYKGTIPLSILNDAGQDIAQVRALWSGNELCLYVTVNDSSVDANNDRVVIFIDQDNGKLPELKDDDFWVSISRNGTKNESRTGHVKDYVVLQQLNGYTMEVKLLLNNSLAVNTNIGFDIAVIDNGQQYSWNDRTNSQYFETDNYGILTMADSVKFASAPKGTPKIDAELDDAWKNAQEIVTDTKVTVTGTVYDSAYAKARMMWDENCIYVYAVVYDPLLNKANTNPWEQDSIEIFIDENNHKTPYYEDDDVQYRVNYENTQTFGTNGDAKNFITATKIIPNGYIVEAQVYMRTTKLSEGMVIGFDIQVNDADHTGRRVGVLTWNDKVGNNWRDTTKFGCLELVAAPVQQPTTQQPSTPPSTSTTVTTVIIPATPVPSQQQTAQQQQTQQQQQTQQTQTAPQQQQKTEVSATQNQAIVKLEADKPATVALGQDIKVVISPNAVTNKNATVKVEKVEKVSADIGFGVTIAPAVKIDVENGELVKAVPVEIKVDPISFKDDKIPFAFVIDDTNKTSIVPVKKEANKMIVNTPKEGTIIIVAARLEDVYKDVTKTHWAYDTFKQAVTSGLVVGYNDMTLRPAKNVTLAEAAVIVQRAFEVQPKDAGKPANVPDWAASAVKALLDNEIIAEVDDANKPLTRIQAVAIIMKVLENSGINVEPADIEFSDLYEQSSIDVEYLAKAYKLGIVKGYPDGTFRPQNTITRAELLTLLFRALNSIKK; encoded by the coding sequence ATGAAAAGGAAGTTTGTAGCTTTGATTGTTCTGTTTGTGTTTTTAATCAGCATTATAGCCCCATCGTTAAGTCCATTTTCATATCAAAGTGCCAGGGCAGACCAGCAAAATCCTGCAGCCAGTTATGTAAAGTTCGATTTTGAAAATGGTACAACTCAGGGCTGGGGTCCAAGGGGGAATAGCACAACTGTTGAGACAGTTTACAGGATGGCTTATGAGGGCGATTATTCTTTAAAAGTTTCTGGTAGAACTGCTGCATGGGATGGAGCAATTGTTGATGTTACATCAAGTGTTTCGGTAAATACTATGTACACTGTGTCATTGTTTGTTTATCACAATGATGTAAAACCGCAGAGATTTTCAGTTTATGCATATGTGAAAGATAGCAGCGGAGAAAGGTATATAAAGGTAGCTGATAAGGTGGTTATGCCACAGTACTGGAAACAGATATTTGGCAAGTTTACAATCACAACATCAAATCCCATCCAGAGTGTAAAACTTCTCGTATGCGTTCCTTCAAACAGATCACTTGAATTTTACGCAGACAATATAATATTGACATCTGCTCAACCGGCATCGTCCGGGCTGGTTAAGTCTTGCAATTTTGAAAGCGGTAGCACTGATGGCTGGCAGGCAAGGGGAACGGGTTCTGATGCTCAAATTTCTGTAGTTGATACAGTTGCACATTCAGGTAGTAGGAGTTTGTATGTATTGGGAAGGGCTGATACATGGCAGGGCGCACAGATAGACATGACAAACCTGCTTGAGAAGGGGAAGGATTATCAATTCAGCATATGGGTATATCAGAACAGTGGAAGTGACCAAAAGATAACCCTTACAATGCAGAGGAAGAATGCGGATGATAGTACAAATTATGATACCATAAAATGGCAGCAAACAGTTCCATCTGGGGTTTGGACAGAAGTTTCTGGTTCATATACAGTACCACAGACAGCAACCCAGCTCATATTCTATGTGGAATCGCCAAATGCAACACTTGACTTTTACCTTGACGACTTTACTGTAATAGACAAAAACCCACCTGTTGTAAATCCGGGTTTGGTTAAGTCTTGCAATTTTGAAAGTGGTAGCACTGAAGGCTGGCAGGCAAGGGGAACGGGTTCTGATGCTCAAATTTCTGTAGTTGATACAGTTGCACATTCAGGTAGTAGGAGTTTGTATGTATTGGGAAGGGCTGATACATGGCAGGGCGCACAGATAGACATGACAAACCTGCTTGAGAAGGGGAAGGATTATCAATTCAGCATATGGGTATATCAGAACAGTGGAAGTGACCAAAAGATAACCCTTACAATGCAGAGGAAGAATGCGGATGATAGTACAAATTATGATACCATAAAATGGCAGCAAACAGTTCCATCTGGGGTTTGGACAGAAGTTTCTGGTTCATATACAGTACCACAGACAGCAACCCAGCTCATATTCTATGTGGAATCGCCAAATGCAACACTTGACTTTTACCTTGACGACTTTACTGTAATAGACAAAAACCCGGTTACAATACCTGCTGCGGCAAAAGAGCCAGAGTGGGAGATTCCATCACTTTGCCAGCAATACAGCCAGTACTTTTCAATTGGTGTTGCAATACCATATAGAGTGCTCCAAAACCCGGTAGAAAGAGCAATGGTTTTAAAGCATTTCAACAGTATTACTGCTGAAAATGAGATGAAGCCCGATGCTATACAAAGAACAGAAGGGCAGTTCAATTTCGATGTTGCAGACCAGTATGTTGACTTTGCACAGAGCAATAATATTGGAATAAGAGGACATACACTGGTTTGGCATCAACAAACTCCAGATTGGTTTTTCCAGCACTCTGACGGTTCGCCACTTGATCCAAACAACCCTGATGATAAGCAGCTTTTAAGAGATAGGTTAAAGACACACATTCAGACACTTGTCGGAAGATATGCAGGGAAAGTTTATGCATGGGATGTTGTAAATGAAGCAATTGATGAAAATCAACCGGATGGATATAGGAGAAGTGAATGGTACAGAATTTTAGGACCAACTCCGGAAACAGGCGGAATACCAGAGTATATAATCCTGGCATTCCAGTATGCACGGAAAGCTGACCCGGACGCAAAACTTTTCTACAACGATTACAGCACTGAAAATCCAAAGAAGAGGCAGTTTATTTACAACATGGTCAAAGCTTTGCATGATAGAGGTCTCATTGATGGTGTTGGTCTGCAGGGACATATTAATGTGGATTCGCCTACAGTCAAAGAAATAGAAGATACAATCAATTTGTTCAGCACAATACCGGGTCTTCAAATTCAAATAACAGAGCTTGATATCAGTGTATATACAAGTAGCAGTCAGCGATATGACACATTACCACAGGATATTATGATTAAACAGGCTTTAAAATTCAAAGAGCTGTTTGAAATGTTAAAGCGCCACAGCGACAGAATCACAAATGTTACACTTTGGGGTCTCAAAGATGATTATTCATGGCTGTCAAAAGATAGAAATAACTGGCCACTGCTATTTGATAGTAACTACCAGGCAAAATACAATTACTGGGCTATTGTAGAACCTTCGGTGCTGCCTGTTGCTATAAATAAAGGATATGCGAACAATGCACAGCCAAGAATTGATGGGATTATGGATAAAGAATACAAAGGAACCATTCCGCTTTCGATTTTGAACGATGCAGGACAGGATATTGCTCAGGTAAGGGCACTGTGGAGTGGCAATGAGCTTTGTCTTTATGTCACTGTAAATGATTCAAGTGTGGATGCTAACAATGATAGGGTTGTAATTTTCATTGATCAGGACAATGGAAAGTTGCCAGAGTTAAAAGATGATGACTTCTGGGTTTCAATTTCGAGAAATGGCACAAAGAATGAATCCAGAACTGGCCATGTAAAAGATTATGTAGTGTTGCAGCAATTAAATGGATATACAATGGAGGTTAAGCTGCTTTTAAACAACAGTTTAGCAGTTAACACAAATATTGGTTTTGATATTGCTGTAATTGATAATGGGCAACAGTACAGCTGGAATGATAGAACAAACTCACAATATTTTGAAACAGATAATTATGGAATTTTAACAATGGCAGACAGCGTAAAATTTGCTTCAGCACCGAAGGGAACGCCAAAGATCGACGCAGAATTGGATGATGCATGGAAAAATGCACAGGAGATAGTAACTGACACAAAAGTAACAGTAACAGGCACAGTATATGACTCAGCATATGCAAAAGCAAGGATGATGTGGGATGAGAATTGCATCTATGTATATGCAGTTGTCTATGATCCACTTTTGAACAAGGCAAACACAAATCCCTGGGAACAGGATTCTATTGAGATATTTATTGATGAAAACAACCATAAGACGCCTTACTATGAAGACGATGATGTTCAGTACAGAGTAAACTATGAAAATACTCAGACATTTGGAACAAATGGTGATGCTAAGAACTTTATCACAGCAACAAAAATAATTCCAAATGGGTATATTGTTGAAGCCCAGGTTTATATGAGGACAACTAAACTCTCCGAAGGAATGGTTATAGGTTTTGATATTCAGGTCAATGATGCTGACCATACAGGCAGAAGAGTAGGGGTATTGACCTGGAATGATAAAGTCGGCAACAATTGGAGAGACACAACCAAATTCGGTTGCTTGGAGCTTGTTGCTGCGCCTGTACAGCAACCAACCACACAGCAGCCATCAACACCGCCTTCAACATCAACGACAGTAACAACTGTTATAATACCAGCAACACCGGTTCCGTCGCAGCAGCAAACCGCTCAGCAGCAACAAACACAACAACAGCAACAAACTCAGCAGACGCAGACAGCACCGCAGCAACAGCAAAAAACAGAGGTGTCAGCTACTCAAAACCAGGCAATTGTAAAACTTGAAGCTGACAAGCCAGCAACTGTAGCCCTGGGGCAGGACATAAAAGTTGTTATTTCACCAAATGCTGTAACGAACAAAAATGCTACTGTTAAAGTTGAAAAAGTTGAGAAGGTAAGTGCTGATATAGGCTTTGGTGTGACAATTGCACCTGCTGTAAAGATTGATGTTGAGAATGGTGAACTTGTAAAAGCTGTACCAGTTGAAATAAAAGTTGATCCGATTTCCTTCAAAGATGATAAAATTCCATTTGCGTTTGTTATAGATGATACAAATAAAACCTCTATTGTACCTGTAAAGAAAGAGGCAAACAAAATGATAGTAAATACTCCAAAAGAAGGTACAATTATTATAGTTGCTGCAAGATTGGAAGATGTTTATAAAGATGTAACAAAAACTCACTGGGCATATGACACATTTAAGCAGGCAGTAACATCCGGTTTAGTTGTGGGCTACAACGATATGACATTAAGACCTGCAAAGAATGTGACACTTGCTGAAGCAGCTGTGATTGTTCAGAGAGCATTTGAAGTTCAACCAAAGGATGCTGGTAAACCTGCCAATGTCCCTGATTGGGCAGCTTCAGCTGTTAAAGCACTGCTTGATAATGAGATTATTGCAGAGGTTGATGATGCTAATAAACCGCTGACACGAATCCAGGCTGTTGCAATAATTATGAAGGTATTAGAAAATTCAGGAATAAATGTTGAACCTGCGGATATTGAATTCAGCGATTTGTATGAACAGTCATCAATTGACGTTGAATATCTTGCTAAAGCATACAAACTTGGAATTGTCAAAGGATATCCAGATGGAACATTCAGACCACAGAACACAATTACAAGAGCAGAGCTGCTGACACTGCTCTTTAGAGCTTTGAACAGCATAAAAAAGTAG
- the glmM gene encoding phosphoglucosamine mutase, protein MGRLFGTDGVRGIANKELTCELAFDLGRAGAYVLTEPGKKPKILIGKDTRISCDMLEAALCAGLTSVGADVYLAGVVTTPAIAHLVKSHRFDAGIMISASHNPYEFNGIKFFNSQGFKLSDRIEERIEDIILNKKWDEVPHAQFDAIGRVNKAELENDYKGYLKSTLNGASFKGLKIVMDCANGAAYKIAPTVFEELGAEVLVINNQPDGTNINKECGSTHLEMLKQEVVKNRADFGIAYDGDADRTLFVDENGEVVDGDKIMLLLAKALKDEGKLKNNTLVVTVMSNMGLFVAAKELGINLEVTKVGDRYVLEKMLEGGYSIGGEQSGHIILLDYATTGDGILTSLHLTKLIVNTNKKLSELAKIMKVYPQVLVNARVENSKKELYKEDSVIMDAISALEHKFNGKGRVLIRPSGTEPLIRVMIEGEDYEEIKKDAEALAKLIESRLS, encoded by the coding sequence ATGGGAAGACTTTTTGGAACAGACGGTGTTCGGGGTATTGCAAATAAAGAGCTTACATGTGAGCTTGCGTTTGATTTGGGAAGAGCTGGTGCATATGTGCTCACCGAACCCGGGAAAAAACCTAAAATCCTGATTGGCAAAGATACGAGAATCTCATGCGATATGCTTGAGGCTGCACTGTGTGCCGGGCTGACTTCTGTCGGAGCAGATGTGTATCTTGCAGGAGTTGTTACAACACCTGCTATAGCTCACCTGGTAAAATCGCACCGGTTTGATGCGGGAATTATGATTTCTGCATCGCACAATCCTTATGAGTTCAACGGTATTAAGTTTTTTAATTCACAGGGCTTCAAGCTTTCTGACCGGATTGAAGAGAGGATTGAGGACATTATTTTGAACAAAAAGTGGGATGAAGTGCCACACGCTCAGTTTGATGCAATAGGCAGAGTAAATAAAGCTGAGCTTGAAAATGACTACAAGGGGTATCTAAAATCAACATTAAATGGTGCAAGCTTCAAGGGGCTTAAAATTGTCATGGACTGTGCAAATGGTGCAGCTTATAAGATAGCTCCGACGGTTTTTGAAGAACTTGGTGCAGAGGTTTTGGTGATAAACAACCAGCCAGATGGGACAAACATCAACAAAGAGTGTGGATCCACACATCTTGAGATGCTGAAGCAGGAGGTTGTGAAAAACAGGGCTGATTTTGGTATTGCGTATGATGGTGATGCGGACAGAACACTTTTTGTGGATGAAAATGGCGAGGTTGTTGATGGTGATAAGATTATGCTTCTTCTGGCAAAAGCTTTGAAGGATGAGGGAAAGCTAAAAAATAACACCCTTGTTGTGACAGTTATGAGCAACATGGGGCTTTTTGTTGCTGCAAAAGAGCTTGGGATAAATCTTGAGGTCACAAAAGTCGGAGACAGATATGTTCTTGAAAAGATGCTGGAAGGCGGATATTCAATTGGTGGTGAGCAGTCAGGGCACATAATACTTCTGGATTATGCAACAACAGGGGATGGGATTCTGACAAGTCTTCACCTGACAAAGCTAATAGTTAACACTAACAAAAAGCTTTCTGAGCTTGCAAAGATAATGAAAGTTTACCCCCAGGTGCTGGTAAATGCAAGAGTTGAAAACAGCAAAAAGGAGCTATACAAAGAAGATAGTGTTATAATGGATGCAATTTCAGCCTTAGAGCACAAGTTCAATGGAAAAGGCAGGGTTTTAATAAGACCATCTGGTACAGAACCTTTGATAAGGGTTATGATTGAGGGCGAGGACTATGAGGAGATTAAAAAGGATGCCGAGGCTCTTGCAAAATTGATTGAATCAAGGCTTTCATGA
- the glmS gene encoding glutamine--fructose-6-phosphate transaminase (isomerizing) has protein sequence MCGIVGYVGTKSCVPVLLSGLKRLEYRGYDSAGVAVIDIDKQKIDIVKTKGRLATLEEKLKENPIDGFAGIGHTRWATHGEPSDENSHPHMSQNGRIAIVHNGIIENYLKLKEFLIKKGFEFASETDTEVVAHLIEYYYDGDIVDAFIKTLEKIQGSYALGVLCLDNPDMILAARKDSPLIVGLGQGENFIASDIPAILEYTRDTYILEENEIAIITKDRVEVINPEKEQIKKDVFHVTWDVSSAEKGGYEHFMIKEIMEQPKAVRDTLTGRLPDSSFEVNLDGIKITKEDLQKLHKIFIVACGTAYHAGIVGKYVIERLTRIPVEVDIASEFRYRDPIVDENTLTIVISQSGETIDTLVAMREAKAKGSRTLGIVNVVGSSIAREVDDCLYTWAGPEIAVASTKAYTTQLICLYLIALDFATKLGTISNDEFAKIRDEIKRLPEKIEYVLTHKENIQKYASEHFNAKDIFYLGRGLDFAVAMEGSLKLKEISYIHSEAYAAGELKHGTIALIEDRTFVIALATQEKLFEKMVSNIKEVKSRGAVVLSVAQEGNTAIEDVSDHVLYIPKTLDILAPVLTVVPLQLFAYYTAVQRGCDVDKPRNLAKSVTVE, from the coding sequence ATGTGCGGAATTGTTGGTTATGTTGGCACAAAAAGCTGCGTTCCTGTTTTACTCTCCGGGCTTAAAAGGCTTGAGTACAGAGGATATGACTCTGCCGGTGTGGCAGTTATTGATATAGATAAACAGAAGATTGATATAGTTAAGACAAAAGGAAGACTTGCTACTCTGGAAGAAAAGCTAAAAGAGAACCCCATTGATGGTTTTGCCGGGATTGGTCACACAAGGTGGGCAACGCATGGTGAGCCGTCCGATGAGAATTCGCACCCGCATATGAGCCAGAACGGCAGAATTGCAATTGTCCACAACGGGATTATAGAAAATTATTTAAAGTTAAAGGAGTTTTTGATTAAAAAAGGCTTTGAATTTGCTTCCGAGACAGATACAGAGGTTGTTGCACATCTTATTGAATACTATTATGATGGTGACATTGTGGATGCGTTTATAAAAACGCTTGAGAAGATTCAGGGGTCATACGCTTTAGGAGTGCTTTGCCTTGACAATCCCGATATGATTCTGGCAGCAAGAAAAGACAGTCCTTTGATTGTAGGATTGGGTCAGGGTGAGAATTTCATTGCCTCGGACATTCCGGCAATTTTGGAGTACACAAGGGATACCTATATCCTGGAAGAGAATGAGATAGCAATTATCACAAAAGACAGGGTGGAGGTTATAAATCCCGAAAAGGAGCAGATTAAAAAAGATGTATTCCACGTTACATGGGATGTTTCATCAGCTGAAAAAGGCGGCTATGAGCACTTTATGATAAAGGAGATAATGGAGCAGCCAAAGGCGGTAAGGGACACGCTGACAGGCAGGCTTCCAGATAGCAGCTTTGAGGTAAACCTGGATGGCATAAAGATAACAAAAGAGGATTTGCAAAAACTTCACAAAATATTTATAGTTGCATGTGGCACAGCATACCATGCAGGGATTGTGGGCAAATATGTGATTGAGAGGCTCACAAGAATACCTGTTGAGGTTGACATTGCAAGCGAGTTTCGCTACAGAGACCCCATTGTTGATGAGAATACTCTTACAATTGTTATTTCTCAGTCGGGTGAGACAATTGACACTCTTGTTGCAATGAGAGAGGCAAAGGCAAAAGGTTCAAGGACGCTTGGAATTGTCAACGTTGTTGGCTCATCCATAGCAAGAGAGGTGGATGATTGCCTCTATACATGGGCAGGGCCCGAGATTGCCGTTGCATCTACCAAGGCTTACACAACGCAGCTTATTTGCCTTTATCTTATTGCTCTTGACTTTGCAACAAAGCTTGGAACAATATCAAATGATGAGTTTGCAAAGATAAGAGATGAGATAAAAAGACTTCCTGAAAAAATAGAGTATGTCCTTACACACAAAGAGAATATTCAAAAGTATGCATCAGAGCATTTTAACGCAAAGGACATCTTCTATTTGGGTCGTGGCTTGGACTTTGCAGTTGCAATGGAAGGGTCACTCAAATTAAAAGAGATTTCATACATTCACTCAGAAGCATATGCAGCAGGTGAGCTAAAGCATGGAACAATTGCACTGATTGAAGATAGGACATTTGTAATTGCGCTTGCAACACAGGAAAAGCTTTTTGAAAAGATGGTGAGCAACATAAAAGAGGTAAAATCCCGTGGTGCGGTTGTGCTCTCTGTTGCACAGGAGGGGAATACTGCCATAGAAGATGTGTCAGACCATGTTTTATATATTCCGAAGACACTTGACATCCTGGCACCCGTTTTGACGGTTGTGCCACTTCAGCTTTTTGCATACTACACAGCAGTGCAAAGAGGCTGCGATGTTGACAAACCAAGGAATTTGGCAAAGAGTGTGACTGTGGAGTAA
- a CDS encoding choice-of-anchor D domain-containing protein gives MYTSDGNFVLVGAVTVSPYTGSCHPAILKVDKNGKIIWAKMFELKKDLATVHNRFTNVIELSDESYLAVGYSKSNFNNKDGAEELIALNILPNGNIRWFKAFGRETNNEQTWPCNVVENEDNSISISGIVRVSSENVTAGFSLDIDSKGNVISEFNVDGVGWYTRKYFKKLDDNSYIYQANMYYRDNGWFDTLKRYDANRSLLWSKAYYLYYPEAKKNLNITEIKYIQVDDGFICAGDTESRMPFIFKIDDNGNVIWGKLLKSESGITTNICPSLDNGAFVTLKNGYSTVGMTVIKVSEKGDIKWAKNYGSWEIFKVLNPSSDMLCYTGYNSLAVVNSTGDANFVDNNNREFFVGKPINDIEIKQVEIKTVEGVGPSDFNYKYNTTKSMDITKYFAVKTDFSINTAISLRPEIQVEKQTLNFGNVKANSSQSLVLNISNNGLGMLKIDSISITGANSSDFKLKNTLTSIKSKQKEQLVIIANPKTAGLKKATLNITSNDPLKSHLQIQLICNALNPSGIISISEKNVNFGTVSIGNTYKKTITISNLGSANLKISAATIGGTDTDEFSFEANKVINKILKPKEKISFNVILKPKTRGTKSAYITITSNDVNKKSRITLTAQVK, from the coding sequence ATGTACACTTCAGATGGCAATTTTGTACTGGTAGGGGCTGTTACCGTTTCACCTTACACTGGATCGTGTCATCCTGCAATCTTAAAAGTAGATAAAAATGGCAAAATCATTTGGGCAAAGATGTTTGAGCTCAAAAAAGACTTAGCTACAGTCCACAACCGATTTACCAATGTAATAGAGCTTAGCGATGAAAGCTATCTGGCGGTCGGTTACTCAAAATCAAATTTTAACAACAAAGATGGCGCTGAAGAACTAATAGCTCTTAACATCCTACCAAATGGAAATATAAGGTGGTTTAAGGCATTTGGCAGAGAAACTAACAATGAACAGACGTGGCCATGTAACGTCGTTGAAAATGAAGACAATTCAATATCAATCTCAGGCATTGTGCGAGTATCAAGCGAAAATGTAACAGCCGGTTTTTCTCTTGATATTGACAGCAAGGGCAATGTTATAAGTGAATTTAATGTTGATGGAGTAGGCTGGTATACCAGAAAATATTTTAAGAAATTGGACGATAATAGTTATATTTATCAAGCTAATATGTATTACAGAGACAATGGCTGGTTCGATACTTTGAAAAGATACGATGCAAACAGGAGTCTACTCTGGTCAAAAGCGTATTACCTTTACTATCCCGAAGCCAAAAAGAACCTCAATATCACCGAAATTAAATATATTCAGGTAGACGATGGTTTTATATGTGCCGGAGATACAGAAAGTCGGATGCCTTTTATATTCAAAATAGATGACAATGGAAATGTTATCTGGGGCAAGCTTTTAAAATCCGAATCAGGTATTACAACCAACATTTGCCCATCCTTGGATAATGGTGCTTTTGTTACTTTAAAAAACGGATATTCTACTGTTGGAATGACAGTTATAAAGGTGTCCGAAAAAGGGGATATAAAATGGGCAAAAAACTATGGCAGCTGGGAAATTTTCAAAGTTCTCAATCCTTCTTCAGACATGTTATGCTATACTGGATATAATTCTCTTGCTGTAGTTAATTCAACAGGTGATGCAAATTTTGTTGATAACAACAACAGAGAGTTTTTTGTTGGCAAACCAATAAACGATATTGAAATTAAACAGGTTGAAATCAAAACGGTTGAAGGTGTCGGGCCAAGTGATTTTAATTATAAATATAATACCACAAAAAGCATGGATATAACAAAATACTTTGCTGTCAAAACAGATTTTTCTATAAATACTGCCATTTCATTAAGACCGGAAATACAGGTTGAAAAGCAGACTTTGAATTTTGGCAATGTTAAAGCAAATTCCTCACAAAGTTTGGTTCTTAATATTTCAAACAATGGACTTGGAATGTTGAAAATAGACAGTATTTCAATTACAGGGGCAAATAGCTCAGATTTCAAACTGAAAAATACTTTAACATCTATAAAATCAAAGCAGAAAGAACAACTGGTTATAATAGCCAATCCAAAAACTGCAGGACTGAAAAAAGCCACACTCAACATAACATCCAATGACCCTTTAAAAAGTCACCTGCAGATACAATTAATATGCAATGCATTAAATCCTTCAGGCATAATCAGCATAAGCGAAAAAAATGTTAACTTCGGCACAGTATCCATTGGCAATACCTATAAAAAGACTATTACAATATCTAACTTAGGTTCTGCAAACCTGAAAATTTCAGCTGCAACCATCGGTGGTACTGATACTGATGAATTTTCATTTGAGGCAAATAAAGTAATAAACAAAATTCTAAAGCCAAAAGAAAAGATTTCATTCAATGTAATATTAAAGCCAAAAACCAGGGGAACAAAGTCAGCCTATATAACAATAACCTCAAATGATGTCAACAAAAAATCCAGGATAACATTAACTGCACAGGTTAAGTGA